A stretch of the Dioscorea cayenensis subsp. rotundata cultivar TDr96_F1 chromosome 4, TDr96_F1_v2_PseudoChromosome.rev07_lg8_w22 25.fasta, whole genome shotgun sequence genome encodes the following:
- the LOC120257999 gene encoding homeobox-leucine zipper protein HAT4: MMVQKEDLGLSLSLNCSSSTSSSSSSSSFVATASPNINHDRYPLQLSLMPMPICPIPIPMSHSPFFIDNKLQHHHHHHHPQYHWPELVSPSERLREIDVNRAPAGERERERERESEEEAGVSSPNNSTLSSVSGKQLDLVPHGSGGSEELDIERACSRASDEEDGEGSRKKLRLSKDQSVILEESFKEHNTLNPKQKVALAKQLNLRPRQVEVWFQNRRARTKLKQTEVDCEFLKRCCENLTEENRRLQKEVAELRALKLSPHFYMHMTPPTTLTMCPSCERVQVPHPTSTTTTTTTNTTINNTNQSLSSSPWAPIPLRPSFSHAGMK, translated from the exons ATGATGGTGCAAAAGGAAGACCTAGGATTAAGTCTCAGTCTCAACTGTTCATCTtcaacttcatcttcttcttcttcttcttcttttgttgctaCTGCTTCTCCAAACATTAACCATGACAGGTATCCTTTGCAGTTAAGCTTAATGCCCATGCCCATTTGTCCCATACCTATCCCTATGTCTCATTCTCCTTTCTTCATTGACAACAagcttcaacatcatcatcatcatcatcatcctcaataTCACTGGCCGGAACTTGTCTCCCCTTCCG AGAGATTGAGAGAGATTGATGTGAATCGAGCACCGGCCGGAGAAAGAGAAAGGGAAAGGGAAAGGGAGAGTGAAGAAGAAGCCGGAGTCTCTTCACCAAACAACAGCACACTCTCTAGTGTCAGTGGAAAACAACTCGATCTAGTCCCACATGGTTCCGGAGGCTCCGAAGAGCTTGACATTGAGCGTGCTTGCTCTCGTGCCAGCGACGAAGAAGACGGCGAAGGCTCTCGCAAGAAACTCCGTCTTTCCAAAGACCAATCAGTCATTCTTGAAGAAAGTTTCAAAGAACACAATACTCTCAATCca AAACAAAAGGTGGCGCTGGCGAAACAGTTAAACCTCAGGCCGAGGCAAGTGGAGGTGTGGTTTCAGAACCGGAGAGCGAGAACTAAGCTGAAACAGACTGAGGTGGACTGTGAGTTTCTGAAACGGTGTTGTGAGAACTTGACAGAAGAGAACCGGAGGTTGCAGAAGGAGGTGGCTGAACTCAGGGCTTTGAAGCTCTCTCCtcatttttatatgcatatgaCTCCTCCTACCACCCTCACTATGTGTCCTTCTTGTGAACGAGTTCAAGTCCCTCATCCAACTTCCACAACCACCACAACCACCACCAACACCACCATTAACAACACTAATCAGTCTCTATCTTCATCACCATGGGCTCCTATCCCACTCCGGCCTTCATTCTCTCATGCAGGCATGAAGTAA